From a single Nitrospira sp. genomic region:
- a CDS encoding polysaccharide biosynthesis/export family protein produces MKKTVTLGLVLGIAIVQAGCMGPVTSREYKASDVPTEFLLGSEDQIEINVWKNPDLSRVTLIRPDGYVSMPIIGDVQAAGLTAEALAAQITERLKGYIQNPSVSVNVKELNSYAVFVLGEVAKPGKYQLKSYVTVLQAISMAGGFTNYASKNRLQVVRVIESPGHKRQEIHIPLRYDDLVRGRGEPGNIVLTSGDTLVVP; encoded by the coding sequence ATGAAAAAGACAGTGACCCTTGGGCTGGTACTAGGCATCGCCATTGTTCAAGCGGGGTGCATGGGGCCGGTGACGTCGAGAGAGTACAAGGCGTCCGACGTTCCGACTGAATTTCTTCTCGGCTCTGAAGACCAAATAGAGATCAATGTGTGGAAGAACCCGGATCTCTCCCGCGTCACCTTGATACGACCGGACGGGTACGTATCAATGCCTATTATTGGAGATGTTCAGGCGGCAGGGCTCACAGCTGAAGCGTTGGCTGCGCAGATCACCGAGCGACTCAAAGGCTATATCCAGAATCCCTCGGTATCTGTGAATGTCAAGGAGCTCAACAGCTATGCGGTGTTTGTCTTGGGGGAAGTCGCGAAACCTGGTAAATATCAGCTCAAGTCTTACGTGACGGTGCTCCAGGCTATTTCCATGGCCGGAGGATTTACAAACTATGCGAGTAAGAATAGATTGCAGGTTGTGCGAGTGATCGAAAGCCCGGGCCACAAGCGTCAAGAGATCCACATTCCTCTGCGGTATGATGACCTCGTCCGCGGTCGCGGTGAACCAGGGAACATTGTCTTGACCTCCGGAGATACGCTCGTCGTACCGTGA